In one window of Ruminococcus albus AD2013 DNA:
- the ruvX gene encoding Holliday junction resolvase RuvX, translating to MRILAVDYGDARTGIAVSDNSEMLASPVCTITEYHADRLAQKIADIAKEQNAGEIIVGLPINMNGTKGPRAEKCEEFAGMIRELVDVEVRMWDERSTTVTAHQFLNETNVRGKKRKAVVDTVAATIILESYLSYRSKHKE from the coding sequence ATGCGCATACTTGCAGTAGATTACGGCGATGCACGCACAGGCATAGCTGTTTCGGATAATTCGGAAATGCTGGCTTCCCCGGTGTGTACTATCACCGAATACCACGCCGACAGACTGGCACAGAAGATAGCTGATATCGCAAAGGAACAGAATGCGGGAGAGATAATAGTCGGTCTGCCGATAAATATGAACGGCACAAAAGGTCCACGGGCGGAAAAGTGCGAGGAGTTCGCGGGTATGATACGTGAACTTGTGGATGTTGAAGTCAGAATGTGGGATGAACGCTCTACTACCGTCACCGCCCACCAATTCCTCAACGAGACCAATGTACGCGGCAAAAAGCGCAAAGCTGTAGTTGATACGGTGGCTGCCACGATCATTCTCGAAAGCTATCTTTCTTACAGGTCAAAGCATAAAGAGTGA